A genomic stretch from Sinorhizobium terangae includes:
- the cpdR1 gene encoding response regulator CpdR1 encodes MTAKILLAEDDNDMRRFLVKALEKAGYKVLSYDNGASAYDRLREEPFSLLLTDIVMPEMDGIELARRATELDPDLKVMFITGFAAVALNPDSKAPKDAKVLSKPFHLRDLVNEVNKMLAA; translated from the coding sequence ATGACTGCGAAAATCCTCCTTGCCGAAGACGATAACGATATGCGCCGCTTCCTCGTGAAGGCGCTGGAAAAGGCTGGCTATAAGGTCCTGTCCTATGACAATGGCGCCAGCGCCTATGACCGGCTTCGCGAAGAACCCTTTTCGCTTCTCTTGACCGACATCGTCATGCCGGAGATGGACGGCATCGAACTCGCCCGCCGCGCGACCGAACTCGACCCGGACCTCAAGGTGATGTTCATCACCGGCTTTGCCGCGGTGGCGCTGAACCCCGATTCGAAGGCGCCGAAGGATGCCAAGGTCCTTTCCAAGCCCTTCCACCTGCGCGACCTCGTCAACGAGGTCAACAAGATGCTGGCCGCCTGA
- a CDS encoding carbohydrate ABC transporter permease, producing the protein MSAQTTSKAGPAGFVSSRRWLLWSGIAALCAWVLVPIYLVALGALGGRQGVYQWPKTGLPTGVSLDPFILFLKTEGVLQSFLNSLGAAGITVALSILLGAPAGYALARYNFHGKDSYRLLVLLTRAFPLAILALPLTVSFIKLGLYDTIIGVGLIHTVLALPFAALVTQGIFMGVPRELEEAAWVFGCTRVQAFFKIVAPLALPGIVATAVFAFVISWNEVFAASVLTVRNRTLTAYLLTVLSESPMHYRFAGGLMLILPSVVFIFAVRRYLFAIWGISSK; encoded by the coding sequence ATGAGTGCGCAAACCACGAGCAAAGCGGGCCCCGCAGGCTTCGTGTCCTCCCGCCGCTGGCTTCTCTGGAGCGGTATCGCAGCGCTCTGTGCCTGGGTCCTAGTGCCGATTTATCTCGTGGCCCTCGGCGCGCTCGGCGGCCGGCAAGGCGTTTATCAATGGCCGAAGACTGGTCTGCCGACCGGCGTCTCGCTAGACCCCTTCATCCTGTTCCTGAAGACCGAGGGCGTGCTGCAGTCCTTCCTGAATTCGCTGGGAGCGGCGGGAATCACCGTCGCGCTTTCGATCCTGCTCGGCGCACCGGCCGGCTACGCGCTCGCCCGCTACAATTTCCATGGCAAGGACAGTTACCGCCTGCTGGTGCTGCTCACCCGCGCTTTCCCGCTAGCGATCCTGGCGCTGCCCCTCACCGTTTCGTTCATCAAGCTCGGCCTCTACGACACGATCATCGGCGTCGGCCTGATCCACACGGTGCTCGCCCTGCCGTTTGCCGCACTCGTGACGCAGGGCATCTTCATGGGCGTGCCGAGGGAGCTTGAGGAGGCCGCCTGGGTGTTCGGCTGCACCCGCGTCCAGGCTTTCTTCAAGATCGTTGCGCCGCTGGCACTGCCCGGCATCGTCGCAACGGCAGTCTTCGCTTTCGTCATTTCGTGGAACGAGGTGTTCGCGGCCTCGGTGCTGACGGTCCGCAACCGCACGCTGACGGCCTATCTGCTAACGGTCCTTTCCGAAAGCCCGATGCATTACCGCTTCGCCGGCGGCCTGATGCTCATCCTTCCGTCGGTTGTCTTCATTTTCGCGGTGAGGCGTTACCTCTTCGCGATCTGGGGCATTTCCTCCAAGTAA
- a CDS encoding peroxiredoxin-like family protein, with the protein MVEYRSTGPLQPGDRAPNVVLDAITQEGKIAIDDFRGHKPVLVGLFRGLHCPFCRRHIAAMAQLKGALNEKGVESLTVVNTPIERARLYFRYHPLPNLLAAADPERISHRAFGLPNLEFTENEDDWPRKVGMQTAMSMRIDMPEELPEPMDPFAASEYLDKKDEYEITDEDNRMIATGMGQMVGQFLLDRDGVVRWCFTEVTPDGRNMFRAPAPEEVMSAASQVAH; encoded by the coding sequence ATGGTCGAATATCGCAGCACGGGGCCATTGCAGCCGGGCGATCGCGCGCCGAATGTCGTACTCGACGCGATCACGCAGGAAGGCAAGATCGCCATTGATGATTTTCGCGGTCACAAGCCGGTTTTGGTGGGCCTGTTTCGGGGCCTCCATTGCCCGTTTTGCCGCCGGCACATCGCCGCCATGGCGCAGCTCAAGGGTGCGTTGAACGAAAAAGGCGTCGAAAGCCTGACGGTTGTGAATACGCCAATCGAGCGGGCACGGCTCTACTTCCGCTACCATCCCCTGCCGAACCTTCTTGCAGCAGCCGATCCGGAGCGGATTTCGCACCGTGCCTTCGGTCTGCCCAACCTGGAATTCACCGAAAACGAGGATGATTGGCCGCGCAAGGTCGGTATGCAGACCGCGATGTCGATGCGCATCGACATGCCCGAAGAATTGCCGGAGCCAATGGATCCGTTCGCCGCGTCGGAATATCTCGACAAGAAGGACGAATACGAGATAACGGACGAAGACAACCGGATGATCGCCACGGGCATGGGCCAGATGGTCGGACAGTTCCTGCTCGACCGGGACGGCGTGGTGCGCTGGTGCTTCACCGAGGTGACGCCTGACGGCCGCAATATGTTCCGGGCTCCGGCGCCGGAAGAAGTGATGTCGGCGGCATCGCAGGTGGCGCACTGA
- a CDS encoding carbohydrate ABC transporter permease: MTKNRSWIPYLLILPSVAFLALLFIVPLLQTIWLAFSDNGVPSPANAQRMMADINFTRSVKNTFLLTIAVVPVQLAIALVMGTMVAKVGRGRETILWVWTIPLGISDLAAGLVWLSILQNSGYFNSLLLGLGVLERQASWLSYQTPVALFFAIAVAEIWRGTAIVMVIIVAGLNQVPKEFREAAEIFGAGPWTRFWRITLPLIRPALQSALILRTVLAFEVFAVVYALGGRNFPVLVGEAYTWQNQNQNYGVAAAYAVLIMIISLAATLIYLKAIKVDPERLP; encoded by the coding sequence ATGACCAAGAACCGATCCTGGATCCCCTATCTGCTGATCCTGCCGTCCGTCGCCTTCCTGGCGCTGCTCTTTATCGTACCGCTGCTGCAGACGATCTGGCTGGCGTTCTCGGACAATGGCGTGCCGTCGCCGGCAAATGCCCAGCGCATGATGGCCGACATCAATTTCACTCGCTCGGTCAAGAATACCTTCCTGCTGACCATCGCGGTCGTGCCGGTCCAGCTCGCCATAGCGCTTGTCATGGGCACGATGGTCGCCAAGGTCGGCCGCGGCCGGGAGACCATTCTCTGGGTCTGGACGATCCCGCTCGGTATCTCGGATCTCGCCGCCGGTCTCGTCTGGCTGTCGATCCTGCAGAACAGCGGCTATTTCAATTCGCTGCTGCTCGGCCTCGGCGTCCTCGAGCGGCAGGCGAGCTGGCTCTCCTACCAGACGCCCGTGGCCCTCTTCTTCGCCATCGCGGTCGCCGAGATCTGGCGCGGCACGGCGATTGTCATGGTCATCATCGTGGCCGGCCTCAATCAGGTGCCGAAGGAATTCAGGGAGGCTGCCGAAATCTTCGGCGCCGGGCCCTGGACGCGCTTCTGGCGCATCACCCTGCCGCTTATCCGGCCGGCGCTGCAATCGGCGCTCATCCTGCGCACGGTACTCGCCTTCGAGGTCTTCGCGGTCGTCTATGCGCTCGGCGGACGCAATTTCCCGGTCCTCGTCGGCGAGGCCTACACTTGGCAGAACCAGAACCAGAACTACGGCGTCGCCGCGGCCTATGCCGTGCTGATCATGATCATCTCGCTTGCTGCCACGCTCATCTATTTGAAAGCCATCAAGGTTGATCCGGAGCGCCTGCCATGA
- a CDS encoding MGH1-like glycoside hydrolase domain-containing protein, with translation MNMHIDQAKRILVANDRGGYTVPTDRLYPFQWNWDSAFVAMGFALYDTDRAYRELERLVEGQWADGMIPHIVFHQPSDTYFPGPNVWRTKHKIPTSGITQPPVFAIALRKLHEAAGRQAEARTLPLYEAALKWHRWWYKARDPEGTGLVALLHPWESGSDNSPAWDIALARVPTTTDTPVVRKDTGHVNADMRPRDDDYKRFIHLVDAYAACGWDPARQWEKAPFKIAEIQTTAILLKAGEDLAYLAGLFGRTEEAAEIAAFNDRTRRAILAQWRPKLSRFVSRDLISGDDVEAATQAGFIPLLSLDLDTVIAGALVTEMRAWSKGLKVAFPTTKPGIAGWEPKRYWRGPAWAIINWLLIDGLKRNGHQDAAEELRKSTITAIETEGFAEYFDPVTGEGCGGLGFSWTAAAYMWLTKARLP, from the coding sequence ATGAACATGCATATCGACCAGGCCAAGCGGATTCTCGTCGCCAACGATCGCGGCGGCTACACCGTGCCGACCGACCGGCTTTACCCCTTCCAGTGGAACTGGGATTCCGCTTTCGTCGCCATGGGTTTCGCGCTCTATGACACCGACCGGGCCTACCGCGAGTTGGAGCGCCTGGTGGAGGGCCAATGGGCCGACGGCATGATTCCGCACATCGTCTTCCACCAGCCGAGCGATACCTACTTCCCCGGTCCGAACGTCTGGCGCACGAAACACAAGATCCCGACGTCCGGCATCACCCAGCCGCCGGTCTTCGCCATTGCGCTGCGCAAGCTCCACGAGGCTGCAGGCAGGCAAGCGGAAGCCCGCACCCTGCCGCTCTACGAGGCGGCGCTGAAATGGCACCGTTGGTGGTACAAGGCCCGCGATCCCGAAGGCACCGGCCTCGTGGCGCTTCTTCATCCCTGGGAAAGCGGAAGCGACAACTCCCCGGCCTGGGACATCGCGCTCGCCCGCGTGCCGACCACCACTGATACGCCCGTGGTTCGCAAGGATACCGGCCATGTGAATGCTGACATGCGGCCGCGCGACGATGACTACAAGCGTTTCATCCATCTCGTCGACGCCTATGCCGCCTGCGGCTGGGATCCGGCAAGGCAATGGGAGAAAGCGCCGTTCAAGATCGCCGAAATCCAGACGACCGCGATCCTGCTGAAGGCCGGCGAGGACCTTGCATATCTCGCCGGCTTGTTCGGCAGGACGGAAGAGGCGGCCGAGATTGCCGCCTTCAACGACCGCACCCGGAGGGCAATCCTCGCCCAATGGCGGCCGAAGCTGTCGCGCTTCGTTTCCCGCGACCTGATCTCCGGCGACGACGTGGAAGCCGCCACACAGGCGGGTTTCATCCCTCTCCTATCGCTCGATCTGGACACCGTGATTGCAGGCGCGCTGGTGACCGAAATGAGAGCATGGTCGAAGGGCCTCAAGGTTGCATTCCCGACCACGAAGCCAGGCATCGCAGGATGGGAACCGAAGCGTTACTGGCGCGGCCCGGCCTGGGCCATCATCAACTGGCTGCTGATCGACGGACTGAAGCGCAACGGTCATCAGGATGCGGCGGAAGAGCTCAGGAAATCGACGATTACGGCGATCGAGACAGAAGGTTTCGCTGAATATTTCGACCCGGTGACCGGTGAGGGCTGCGGCGGCCTTGGTTTCTCATGGACGGCCGCCGCCTATATGTGGCTGACCAAAGCCCGCCTTCCTTGA
- a CDS encoding ABC transporter ATP-binding protein, whose product MANIVIDRIRKSFGTFEALKEVSLTINDGEFVSLLGPSGCGKTTLLRIIAGLETSTSGDVLIGGKSVIALPPKERGLAMVFQNYAVFPHMTVYENVAFGLRMQKADDARVKAQVEKAAGLLHIEQYLDRYPNKLSGGQRQRVAVARALAVEPKVLLMDEPLSNLDALLRLEMRTELKTVLQSAGTTTIYVTHDQTEAMGLSDRIAVMHNGVVEQVGTPVDVYNYPATRFVGGFIGNPPMNFIKVPVTNGQVAAGSEPLTVPKETGNEVILGLRGEAVQLAPLALGLEMKVRVAEPMGSHLLLTGSIHDQPVRVILPSSETVRSGDVIGLKLDPNRITWLSPESGKSFPAATAR is encoded by the coding sequence ATGGCCAACATTGTCATTGACCGCATCCGCAAGAGTTTCGGGACCTTCGAGGCCCTGAAGGAGGTCTCGCTGACGATCAACGACGGCGAATTCGTCTCGCTGCTCGGTCCTTCCGGCTGCGGCAAGACCACGCTGCTGCGCATCATCGCCGGATTGGAAACCTCGACGTCCGGCGACGTCCTGATCGGCGGCAAGTCCGTGATCGCTCTGCCGCCCAAGGAGCGTGGTCTTGCGATGGTTTTCCAGAACTACGCCGTCTTTCCACATATGACGGTCTACGAAAACGTCGCCTTCGGGCTACGAATGCAGAAGGCCGATGATGCGCGGGTGAAGGCACAGGTCGAGAAGGCGGCGGGCCTGCTCCACATTGAGCAGTATCTCGACCGCTATCCAAACAAGCTTTCGGGCGGTCAGCGCCAGCGCGTCGCTGTCGCTCGCGCGCTGGCAGTCGAGCCGAAGGTTCTGCTGATGGACGAGCCGCTTTCCAATCTCGACGCGCTACTGCGCCTCGAAATGCGCACCGAGCTCAAAACTGTGCTGCAGTCGGCGGGCACCACGACGATCTATGTCACCCACGACCAGACGGAGGCCATGGGCCTCTCCGACCGCATCGCCGTCATGCACAACGGTGTGGTCGAACAGGTCGGCACGCCGGTCGACGTCTACAACTATCCGGCGACGCGCTTCGTCGGCGGCTTCATCGGCAACCCGCCGATGAACTTCATCAAGGTGCCGGTCACGAACGGCCAAGTGGCCGCCGGCAGCGAACCGCTCACAGTGCCCAAGGAAACCGGCAATGAGGTAATTCTCGGCCTGCGCGGCGAGGCAGTGCAACTGGCGCCCCTGGCGCTCGGGCTGGAGATGAAGGTCCGCGTCGCCGAGCCGATGGGGTCGCATTTGCTGCTGACCGGCTCGATCCACGACCAGCCGGTGCGCGTCATCCTGCCATCTTCGGAAACCGTCAGGAGCGGCGACGTCATCGGCCTCAAGCTCGATCCGAACCGCATCACCTGGCTTTCGCCCGAAAGCGGCAAATCCTTTCCGGCCGCAACGGCCCGATAA
- a CDS encoding LacI family DNA-binding transcriptional regulator, producing MANLKQLAQSLGLSITTVSRALDGYSDVSAATRERVREAAEKAGYRPNASARRLRKQRAELVAVTLPSDPGHIGPPHFLDMLSGCAEHLASAGLNLVIAPVPRGESEVEICRRFVDGRRVDAMLLVRTKRRDERVEFLQSRGIPFVTNGRTESLEPHPYIDGDGFAGFLAATRRFQATGHRRIGHIAGPQEYYFAHVRRMGWQAAMDDAGLESDLCAEGAPTEQGGYLAALELLRRPSRPTALVCATDEMAIGALRALREIDGGDHISVVGHDDLPIGAYTSPSLSTMRMTGENLGASFASLLLRAIAGEPAAELQELHAIEFVDRDSHRRPRG from the coding sequence TTGGCCAATCTGAAACAGCTCGCGCAATCGCTTGGACTGTCGATCACGACGGTTTCCCGTGCGCTGGACGGCTATTCCGATGTCTCTGCCGCCACCCGCGAGCGGGTGCGCGAGGCCGCGGAGAAGGCAGGATACCGGCCGAATGCATCTGCCCGCAGGCTCCGCAAGCAACGTGCCGAATTGGTCGCCGTCACACTGCCGAGTGACCCCGGCCATATCGGCCCGCCGCACTTTCTCGACATGCTTTCCGGCTGTGCCGAACATCTGGCGAGCGCAGGCCTGAACCTCGTCATCGCACCCGTTCCGCGCGGCGAGAGCGAAGTAGAAATCTGCCGCCGCTTTGTCGATGGCCGGCGTGTCGACGCCATGCTCCTGGTGCGCACCAAGCGGCGCGACGAGCGCGTCGAGTTCCTGCAGTCGCGCGGCATCCCCTTCGTCACCAATGGCCGCACCGAAAGCCTTGAGCCGCACCCCTATATCGATGGCGACGGCTTTGCCGGGTTCCTTGCCGCGACCCGGCGTTTCCAGGCCACCGGCCACCGCCGCATCGGCCATATCGCCGGCCCGCAGGAATATTACTTCGCGCATGTGCGCCGCATGGGCTGGCAGGCGGCCATGGACGATGCAGGCCTCGAATCCGACCTCTGCGCCGAGGGCGCGCCGACCGAACAGGGGGGCTACCTCGCGGCCCTTGAGCTGCTCCGCCGTCCTTCGAGGCCGACCGCGCTCGTCTGCGCCACCGACGAAATGGCGATCGGCGCGCTCAGGGCATTGCGCGAGATCGACGGCGGCGATCACATCAGCGTCGTTGGACACGACGATCTGCCGATCGGTGCCTATACGAGCCCGTCGCTTTCGACCATGCGCATGACCGGCGAGAACCTTGGGGCGAGCTTCGCCTCACTGCTGCTTCGTGCCATCGCGGGCGAACCGGCGGCTGAGCTCCAGGAGCTTCACGCGATCGAATTCGTCGACCGCGACAGCCACCGACGCCCGCGCGGGTGA
- a CDS encoding ABC transporter substrate-binding protein, with translation MKRLMSFGIVASTVLAFASPVLAQTVFVSTQLRPIEEATVVREELLQDVGDVDYVVEEPPQFAVRMEAERQAGTRTVSLVGALHGELSPLADRDSLEPLDDLAKTLAAGGMPQSLLDLGKLGKSTQQYIPWMQATYVMAAKKEALQYLPSGADVNALTYDQLIEWGKKMQEATGQPQIGFPAGPKGLMARYFQGYFYPSFTGGVVRTFQSADAAAGWEKLKALWAYVNPNSTNYDFMQEPLAAGEVMVAWDHVARLKNAISAAPDDYVVFPAPAGPKGRGYMPVVAGLAIPKGAPDKDGATKIIEHLTTPDVQLLTASRVGFFPTLNVKLPEDLDPGVALLAGAVTATQASKDALISLLPVGLGDKGGEFNKVYMDSFQRIVLQNEPIADVLKTQGETMAKLMTDTKAPCWAPDAKSDGPCPVE, from the coding sequence ATGAAACGCCTGATGTCATTCGGAATTGTGGCTTCCACCGTGCTGGCTTTTGCCTCACCGGTGCTCGCCCAGACGGTTTTTGTATCCACGCAGCTTCGTCCGATCGAAGAAGCGACCGTCGTTCGCGAGGAACTGCTGCAGGATGTCGGCGACGTCGACTACGTCGTCGAAGAGCCGCCGCAGTTCGCGGTGCGCATGGAGGCGGAGCGCCAGGCCGGCACCCGCACGGTCAGCCTCGTCGGTGCGCTGCACGGCGAGCTTTCGCCGCTCGCCGACAGGGATTCCCTTGAGCCGCTCGACGATCTGGCCAAGACGCTCGCGGCCGGCGGCATGCCGCAATCGCTGCTCGATCTCGGCAAGCTCGGCAAATCGACCCAGCAATACATCCCGTGGATGCAGGCGACCTATGTCATGGCCGCCAAGAAGGAAGCCCTGCAGTACCTGCCTTCCGGTGCCGACGTGAATGCCCTCACCTATGACCAGCTCATAGAGTGGGGCAAGAAGATGCAGGAAGCGACCGGCCAGCCGCAGATTGGCTTCCCCGCCGGTCCGAAAGGCCTGATGGCACGCTACTTCCAGGGCTATTTCTACCCGTCCTTCACAGGCGGCGTCGTGCGCACCTTCCAGAGTGCCGACGCGGCGGCTGGCTGGGAAAAGCTGAAGGCGCTTTGGGCCTATGTGAACCCGAATTCGACCAACTACGACTTCATGCAGGAGCCGCTGGCTGCTGGCGAGGTCATGGTCGCCTGGGATCATGTCGCGCGCCTGAAGAACGCCATCTCCGCAGCTCCGGACGATTACGTGGTCTTCCCCGCACCGGCCGGCCCGAAGGGCCGCGGCTACATGCCGGTCGTCGCCGGTCTCGCGATCCCGAAGGGCGCACCGGACAAGGATGGCGCCACGAAGATCATCGAGCATCTGACAACGCCGGACGTCCAGCTCCTTACCGCATCGCGGGTCGGTTTCTTCCCGACGCTCAACGTAAAACTGCCTGAAGACCTGGATCCGGGTGTCGCGCTGCTCGCCGGCGCGGTGACGGCCACGCAGGCTTCAAAGGACGCGCTGATCTCGCTTCTGCCGGTCGGCCTCGGCGACAAGGGCGGCGAATTCAACAAGGTCTACATGGACAGCTTCCAGCGCATCGTGCTGCAGAACGAGCCGATCGCCGACGTGCTCAAGACGCAGGGCGAGACCATGGCCAAACTGATGACCGACACCAAGGCGCCCTGCTGGGCACCGGACGCCAAGAGCGACGGCCCCTGCCCGGTCGAATAA
- a CDS encoding adenylate/guanylate cyclase domain-containing protein encodes MNCHECGYEIQSGFAFCPKCGAKQQNLCPGCGYSCPPHFAFCPRCGTQLGASAPSVPAQRPRTPGPAPQAVSPPRSSADSGADRRTVTIVFADLCSFTTLGEQVDPEILQTLQNELFEELTEAVEAFGGFVDKFIGDALLALFGAPVAHEDDPERALRAAMEMVRRAAHVGERWRVRIGLPLNLHIGVNTGPVVTGAFGAGDSKSYSVTGDTVNTAQRLQSMAGPDEILVGPVTHRLTRHAFAYETLGAVTLRGKAGSVQVHRMSGVLDVPRAARGLDALGLSAPLIGRDKEIGRLRDCLALASSGTAQLVRLTGEAGIGKTRLVNDFLAGLGEEPEFAHVAVRRAACSPLGEPSYGTLARVLRSAYGISPADTPQETEEGLSLGLAEIGFPPDEIEQLMPLFFHILGIDDRDGMLQHVAPEQVRRQLFSAIRTIMERRLDQAPLLLVIEDLHWADSASLEALRFVLDRLDRRPLMLLTTQRPDAGPDRLAPGRTSITALRLGPLSAADGQHLLSAFFGEGGLPNKLCERILRRAGGNPLFVEEIVRSLIDLETLTRDGSHWRVAGGEATVDIPIGIEAMLLARIDRLPQEVRRLVHCAAVIGPSFDANLLRSISVAPAEVDRGLELLCDTEIIEEAGSERSLQSYRFTQSLLHEAVYNNLLVKRRTEIHATIAEALERRYGENPQRFEELALLGHHFSQSADRIRGARYLMAAGDRARQLCANEDAIRYYRQAMAALAALGEQRPEWFVARERIADLLVPTGERAAAEEHYHALLGCERVSTDPVASARILRKLGHLLWEAGNREQAQANFSDAAALLASADAPVESASLLQERGHLAFRMGDYLAASEWADDALSRVRDLARDASDEARREAALVTAEALNTRGVALARRGQTREAIAAVEESVAVAEAATLMQAACRGYTNLGVLYTIVDPKLAVEVCRRGLDMARRIGDLGFQARLLANLAVAYCTFTDRCADDGVPAAEKAIEIDRALDQREHLPVSLLVLGQIYQCHDRPHEARRFYGEAIDLAAETNEAQVLFPCYDGLAALCLDAGDLEAAERYFTLARDICARHDLDPEALMILPFLD; translated from the coding sequence ATGAACTGTCACGAATGCGGTTACGAAATACAAAGCGGCTTTGCGTTTTGCCCGAAGTGCGGTGCGAAACAGCAGAACCTGTGTCCGGGGTGCGGCTATTCCTGTCCGCCGCACTTTGCCTTTTGCCCGCGATGCGGCACGCAGCTCGGTGCGTCGGCTCCCTCCGTGCCGGCGCAACGCCCCCGGACTCCCGGCCCGGCACCGCAGGCCGTCTCTCCGCCACGTTCGAGCGCGGACAGTGGTGCCGACCGCCGCACGGTTACGATCGTCTTTGCCGATCTCTGCAGCTTCACCACCCTGGGCGAGCAGGTCGATCCTGAGATCCTGCAGACGCTGCAGAACGAACTCTTCGAGGAGTTGACGGAGGCCGTGGAAGCCTTCGGCGGCTTCGTCGACAAGTTCATCGGCGACGCGTTGCTCGCCCTCTTCGGTGCGCCAGTGGCGCATGAGGACGACCCGGAACGAGCGCTTCGTGCGGCGATGGAAATGGTGCGCCGGGCGGCGCACGTGGGCGAACGCTGGCGCGTGCGGATCGGTCTGCCGCTGAACCTCCATATCGGTGTCAATACCGGCCCCGTTGTCACCGGCGCCTTCGGTGCAGGCGACAGCAAATCCTATTCCGTCACCGGAGACACGGTGAACACCGCGCAGCGGCTGCAGTCGATGGCGGGGCCTGATGAGATACTTGTGGGGCCGGTGACGCACCGCCTCACGCGGCATGCTTTTGCCTATGAGACGCTTGGGGCGGTCACCTTGCGCGGCAAGGCCGGCAGCGTGCAGGTTCACCGCATGAGCGGGGTACTCGACGTGCCGCGCGCGGCACGGGGGCTCGACGCGCTCGGCCTGAGCGCGCCGCTGATCGGGCGCGACAAGGAAATCGGGCGCTTGCGCGACTGTCTTGCGTTGGCCTCCAGCGGTACGGCGCAATTGGTGCGCCTGACCGGTGAAGCCGGGATCGGTAAGACACGTCTCGTCAACGACTTTCTTGCCGGCCTTGGCGAGGAGCCCGAGTTTGCACACGTCGCCGTGCGGCGGGCCGCGTGTTCCCCACTCGGCGAACCCTCCTACGGAACACTCGCCCGGGTCCTGCGCAGTGCCTACGGCATATCCCCGGCCGACACGCCGCAGGAGACAGAGGAGGGCCTGTCCCTGGGCCTTGCCGAAATAGGCTTTCCGCCGGACGAGATCGAACAGCTCATGCCGCTCTTCTTTCATATTCTCGGCATCGACGATCGCGATGGGATGCTGCAGCACGTTGCGCCCGAACAGGTTCGGCGGCAGCTGTTCTCCGCCATCCGGACGATCATGGAGCGCCGTCTCGACCAGGCGCCGCTTCTCCTCGTCATAGAGGACCTGCACTGGGCGGATTCGGCTTCGCTCGAGGCGCTGCGCTTCGTGCTGGACAGGCTCGATCGCCGGCCGTTGATGCTCTTGACGACGCAGCGGCCGGATGCCGGTCCCGACCGGCTGGCGCCCGGCCGCACCAGCATCACCGCCTTGCGCCTTGGTCCATTATCCGCTGCCGATGGCCAGCACCTCCTGTCGGCCTTCTTCGGAGAAGGCGGTCTGCCCAACAAATTGTGTGAACGGATCCTGCGGCGGGCTGGCGGCAACCCGCTGTTCGTCGAGGAGATCGTCCGCAGCCTGATCGATCTGGAGACGCTCACGCGCGACGGTTCCCATTGGCGCGTGGCCGGCGGTGAAGCGACGGTCGATATCCCCATCGGCATCGAGGCGATGCTGCTCGCAAGAATCGACCGGTTGCCGCAGGAGGTTCGCCGGCTGGTTCATTGCGCCGCGGTGATCGGCCCGAGCTTCGACGCGAACCTGCTCAGGAGCATCTCCGTGGCGCCGGCCGAGGTAGACCGGGGCCTGGAATTGCTTTGCGACACGGAAATCATAGAGGAGGCGGGGAGCGAGCGATCGTTGCAGTCCTACCGTTTCACGCAGTCGCTGCTACACGAGGCGGTCTATAACAACCTGCTCGTGAAGCGCCGCACGGAAATTCACGCGACCATCGCCGAGGCGCTCGAGCGTCGCTATGGCGAGAACCCGCAGCGGTTCGAGGAACTGGCGCTGCTCGGCCACCATTTCAGCCAGTCGGCAGACAGGATCAGGGGCGCGCGCTACCTCATGGCGGCCGGCGATCGAGCGCGCCAGCTTTGTGCCAACGAGGATGCCATCCGCTACTACCGGCAGGCCATGGCAGCCCTTGCGGCCTTGGGCGAACAAAGGCCGGAATGGTTCGTCGCCCGCGAGCGCATCGCGGATCTCCTGGTGCCGACCGGTGAGCGTGCCGCGGCGGAGGAGCATTATCACGCGCTGCTCGGCTGCGAGCGGGTCTCGACCGACCCGGTTGCCTCCGCCCGGATCCTCCGCAAGCTCGGCCATCTTCTCTGGGAGGCCGGCAATCGCGAACAGGCACAAGCGAATTTCAGCGATGCGGCGGCCCTTCTCGCAAGCGCGGATGCGCCCGTGGAGAGCGCCTCCCTTCTGCAGGAGCGCGGACATCTTGCTTTTCGCATGGGCGACTATCTTGCCGCGTCGGAATGGGCCGACGACGCGTTGAGCCGGGTCAGGGATTTGGCGCGAGACGCCAGTGACGAGGCGCGGCGCGAGGCGGCCTTGGTGACGGCCGAGGCGTTGAACACCAGGGGCGTGGCGCTGGCGCGGCGTGGCCAGACGCGCGAAGCGATCGCTGCGGTGGAGGAGAGCGTTGCCGTTGCCGAGGCGGCTACCCTGATGCAGGCGGCCTGCCGCGGATACACGAATCTCGGTGTGCTCTACACCATCGTCGATCCGAAGCTTGCGGTCGAGGTCTGCCGACGCGGGCTGGATATGGCGCGGCGCATCGGCGATCTCGGCTTTCAGGCGCGGCTGCTCGCCAACCTGGCCGTGGCCTACTGCACCTTCACCGACCGCTGCGCCGACGACGGCGTGCCAGCCGCCGAGAAGGCGATCGAAATCGACCGCGCCCTCGACCAGCGCGAGCACCTGCCGGTTTCGTTGCTTGTGCTCGGGCAGATTTACCAGTGCCACGACCGCCCGCACGAGGCGCGACGGTTCTATGGCGAGGCGATAGATCTCGCCGCCGAAACGAACGAGGCACAGGTGCTGTTTCCGTGCTATGATGGTCTTGCAGCGCTCTGCCTTGATGCGGGAGATCTGGAGGCGGCCGAGCGCTATTTTACCTTGGCTCGAGACATCTGCGCACGTCACGATCTTGATCCTGAAGCATTGATGATACTGCCATTTCTCGACTAG